One stretch of Labrenzia sp. CE80 DNA includes these proteins:
- the metG gene encoding methionine--tRNA ligase translates to MTDRQSYYITTAISYPNGAPHIGHAYEAIATDAMARFQRLDGKDVYFLTGTDVHGQKMLQTAQKEGITAAELADRNSDRFEAMVEALGCTNTDFIRTSQERHHKASQEIWCRMAANGDIYKDSYSGWYSVRDEAYYQESETEVRDDGVRYGPQGTPVEWVEEESYFFKLSEYEDKLLALYDDQPDFIGPNERRNEVVSFVKGGLKDLSISRTTFDWGVPVPGDEKHVMYVWVDALTNYITGLGFPDETDPLWKYWPADAHIIGKDIIRFHAVYWPAFLMSAGLELPKRVFAHGFLFNKGEKMSKSIGNVIDPFNLIEAYGLDQTRYFFLREVPFGKDGNYSHEAIVNRINADLANDLGNLAQRSLSMIAKNCDHKLPAPGAFTEEDKAILGQADAMLEICRSAFAKQEIHAGLACVWDCVAEANRYFAAQEPWALKKTDPERMGTVLYVTAEVVRQVSILAQPVTPTAAAKLLDNLSLSEDERDFAKLGAEHRLTPGREIPKPEGAFPRYVEPEASGA, encoded by the coding sequence ATGACCGACCGACAAAGCTATTACATCACGACCGCCATTTCCTATCCGAACGGGGCACCGCACATCGGCCACGCCTATGAAGCGATTGCCACAGACGCCATGGCGCGCTTCCAACGGCTCGATGGCAAGGATGTTTACTTCCTGACCGGCACCGATGTGCATGGTCAGAAGATGCTGCAAACGGCGCAGAAGGAAGGCATCACGGCGGCCGAACTCGCGGACCGCAACTCTGACCGGTTTGAAGCGATGGTCGAGGCCCTTGGCTGCACCAACACCGACTTCATCCGCACCAGCCAGGAGCGCCATCACAAGGCGAGCCAGGAAATATGGTGCCGTATGGCCGCCAACGGCGACATCTACAAGGACAGCTACTCCGGTTGGTATTCCGTCCGCGATGAAGCCTACTATCAGGAAAGTGAAACGGAAGTCCGGGACGACGGTGTCCGCTACGGACCTCAGGGCACGCCCGTCGAATGGGTGGAAGAGGAAAGCTACTTCTTCAAGCTGTCTGAATATGAAGACAAGCTCCTGGCGCTCTATGACGATCAACCCGACTTCATCGGTCCAAATGAGCGCCGCAATGAGGTGGTCAGCTTCGTCAAGGGCGGTCTCAAGGACCTGTCCATTTCGCGAACCACCTTTGATTGGGGAGTGCCGGTTCCAGGCGATGAAAAGCACGTCATGTACGTCTGGGTTGACGCCCTGACGAATTACATCACCGGTCTCGGCTTTCCCGACGAAACCGATCCGCTTTGGAAATATTGGCCGGCGGACGCCCATATCATCGGCAAGGACATCATCCGTTTCCATGCCGTCTATTGGCCCGCGTTTTTGATGTCCGCTGGCCTGGAACTACCCAAACGCGTCTTTGCCCATGGCTTCTTGTTCAACAAGGGCGAGAAGATGTCCAAGTCTATCGGCAATGTGATCGATCCATTCAACCTGATTGAGGCCTATGGTCTTGACCAGACGCGTTATTTCTTCCTGCGCGAAGTCCCTTTCGGCAAGGACGGCAACTACAGCCACGAGGCCATCGTCAACCGGATCAACGCGGATCTCGCCAATGATCTCGGCAATCTGGCGCAACGCTCCCTGTCGATGATTGCCAAGAACTGTGATCACAAATTGCCGGCCCCAGGCGCCTTCACCGAAGAGGACAAGGCGATCCTTGGTCAGGCTGACGCCATGCTCGAGATTTGCCGCAGCGCTTTCGCAAAGCAGGAAATCCATGCCGGCCTTGCTTGCGTCTGGGACTGCGTGGCTGAAGCCAACCGCTATTTTGCCGCTCAAGAACCCTGGGCGTTGAAGAAGACAGATCCTGAGCGCATGGGAACAGTTCTTTATGTGACCGCAGAGGTCGTGCGTCAGGTTTCCATCCTGGCGCAGCCGGTGACGCCGACAGCTGCCGCGAAGCTTCTCGACAATCTCTCCCTGAGCGAGGACGAGCGTGACTTTGCCAAGCTCGGAGCAGAGCATCGACTGACGCCTGGCCGTGAAATTCCCAAGCCTGAAGGCGCTTTCCCGCGCTATGTCGAGCCAGAAGCCTCTGGCGCATGA
- a CDS encoding DNA polymerase III subunit delta', with product MARAPEIKDTPEVDALPGLPLPRERGLLVGHQETERQLLDAYRSERLHHAWILGGPKGIGKATLAFRFARFAIANPDRFGTAVAEAHDLSVPEDHPVFRQVASGANPNILHLRRPWDEKGKRFKTELPVDEIRKTVSFFGTTASGSAWRVCIVDAADDMNISSANALLKILEEPPAQCLFLVLSHAPGRLLPTIRSRCRRIDMQPLGNDEIVDGLRGLSPDDLPDANGLSDLVGFADGSLRSALTLLSGDGLAINKGFISLAEKAPEVDVIALHGLGDLVAARGQSDNWKSFLHIARQWLHRRMRADATSAPGRLVSWADLWEKMNRAAADTDALNLDRKQVVLDVFRNLSKVMRMPA from the coding sequence ATGGCCAGAGCGCCTGAAATCAAGGACACGCCGGAAGTCGATGCGCTGCCTGGTCTGCCGCTGCCGCGCGAGCGCGGGCTCCTTGTCGGTCACCAGGAAACCGAACGCCAATTGCTCGACGCCTACAGGTCAGAGCGCTTGCATCACGCGTGGATCCTCGGCGGGCCTAAAGGCATCGGCAAGGCCACGTTGGCCTTCCGCTTCGCCCGCTTTGCCATTGCCAATCCAGACCGCTTTGGCACGGCCGTTGCCGAGGCGCATGATCTTTCCGTGCCGGAGGATCACCCGGTCTTTCGTCAGGTTGCGTCCGGGGCCAACCCCAACATTTTGCATTTACGCCGTCCTTGGGACGAAAAAGGCAAGCGGTTCAAGACTGAGCTTCCGGTCGATGAGATCCGCAAGACCGTTTCCTTTTTCGGCACCACCGCGTCAGGTTCGGCGTGGCGTGTCTGCATCGTGGATGCGGCTGATGACATGAACATCAGTTCAGCCAACGCGCTCCTCAAAATCCTTGAAGAACCGCCCGCTCAGTGCCTCTTCCTTGTCCTGTCCCACGCGCCTGGCCGATTGCTGCCGACCATCCGCTCGCGGTGCCGGCGGATCGACATGCAGCCGCTGGGCAATGACGAGATCGTCGATGGGCTGAGAGGTCTCAGTCCGGATGACCTGCCGGACGCCAACGGCCTGTCTGATCTCGTCGGCTTCGCAGACGGAAGCCTGAGATCGGCACTGACGCTATTGTCCGGCGATGGTCTTGCGATCAACAAGGGCTTCATTTCGCTCGCAGAAAAAGCGCCCGAGGTTGATGTCATCGCGCTTCACGGTCTCGGTGATCTTGTTGCTGCACGAGGCCAAAGTGACAATTGGAAAAGTTTTCTCCATATCGCGCGGCAATGGCTTCACAGGCGCATGCGGGCAGATGCGACGAGCGCGCCGGGGCGGCTTGTCAGCTGGGCTGACTTGTGGGAAAAGATGAACCGCGCGGCGGCCGATACCGATGCGCTCAATCTCGACAGAAAACAGGTAGTCCTTGACGTGTTCCGGAACCTTTCAAAGGTCATGCGAATGCCCGCCTGA
- the tmk gene encoding dTMP kinase: protein MKGRFITFEGGEGAGKSTQIQRLKERLSKLGLTVVVTREPGGSPGAEKIRTMLLSGEAKDLGPRGEAMLFAAARADHVDSTIEPALGRGEWVLCDRFADSTRVYQGEAGVDPAYLDLLETAAVAGMCPDLTILIDIPADVGLARVKTRSETVSTGGPDRFEIDDMGVHERRRALFLDLARREPARFAVIDGRQDTEAVEKAIWAAVQNHFAELGPTDRGSDEPSAENARAQAHGQSA, encoded by the coding sequence TTGAAAGGCCGTTTCATCACCTTTGAAGGCGGGGAAGGGGCTGGCAAATCCACCCAGATCCAACGGCTGAAGGAGCGTCTCTCCAAGTTAGGGCTAACCGTCGTCGTAACCAGGGAACCGGGTGGCTCGCCTGGTGCAGAGAAGATCAGAACGATGCTCCTGTCCGGCGAGGCGAAGGATCTCGGTCCGCGCGGCGAAGCAATGCTCTTTGCCGCCGCCCGTGCTGACCATGTCGATAGCACCATTGAGCCTGCTCTTGGGCGTGGCGAGTGGGTACTGTGCGATCGGTTTGCAGACTCCACGCGTGTCTATCAGGGTGAAGCCGGGGTGGATCCTGCCTATCTCGATCTGCTCGAAACAGCCGCTGTTGCGGGCATGTGCCCTGATCTCACCATTTTGATCGACATTCCCGCCGATGTTGGGCTCGCCCGGGTCAAAACGCGCTCGGAAACGGTCTCGACCGGCGGTCCGGACCGGTTTGAGATCGATGATATGGGTGTTCATGAACGCCGCCGTGCGCTCTTTCTGGACCTGGCGCGCCGGGAGCCTGCGCGCTTTGCGGTGATTGACGGCCGCCAGGACACGGAGGCCGTTGAAAAGGCGATCTGGGCCGCGGTCCAAAACCACTTTGCCGAGTTGGGCCCGACCGATCGCGGCTCCGACGAACCTTCAGCCGAAAACGCGAGGGCGCAAGCGCATGGCCAGAGCGCCTGA
- a CDS encoding D-alanyl-D-alanine carboxypeptidase family protein, with protein MTVLMPQALRRVSFRMPAIRLFAVALFGCAALVTATFAFAETLASRAPIAFLSAPENGTVLFAKDADKAFSPGSLVKVMTAATVFEALATEGVRKERLCKVSEHAWRTGGAPSRGATMFAAIKSEIAVEDLLAGLLVHNANDAAIILAECLDGSEEAFAQRMNDYAETIGMTSSHFINPTGFAPDEGQPDAKTTARDLARLATVILDKHADHYGLFAQPEFTWNKIYQRNKNPLLGEIRQLDGLGAGQSSDGYAGLASVERNGRRVIAVVAGLSSDKNRLTAIREVVEGAWDYFQVQTLFQRGDEIAQARVFGGRESYVPLQAASDVDVLLPLGGTLDYRLRVVYSGPLAAPVKAGDIVGELRVVGKDGIVHRTKLATASAVEPGDTTARALDGLSELLFGWF; from the coding sequence ATGACTGTATTGATGCCGCAAGCTTTGCGCCGCGTTTCATTCAGGATGCCTGCCATCCGTCTTTTCGCCGTCGCTCTCTTTGGCTGCGCGGCCCTGGTTACCGCCACCTTTGCATTTGCAGAAACACTCGCGTCCCGCGCGCCGATCGCATTTCTCTCCGCCCCTGAAAACGGCACGGTTCTTTTTGCCAAGGACGCCGACAAGGCTTTTAGTCCCGGGTCGCTGGTCAAGGTGATGACCGCCGCAACGGTCTTCGAGGCGCTCGCTACCGAGGGTGTGCGAAAAGAGCGCCTCTGCAAAGTATCGGAACATGCTTGGCGAACAGGCGGCGCCCCTTCACGCGGCGCGACGATGTTCGCCGCGATCAAGTCTGAGATCGCCGTGGAAGACCTGCTCGCCGGTCTGCTGGTCCACAATGCAAATGATGCCGCCATCATTCTTGCCGAATGTCTTGATGGATCCGAAGAAGCCTTCGCCCAACGCATGAATGACTATGCTGAGACGATCGGCATGACATCAAGCCATTTCATCAATCCAACCGGTTTCGCGCCGGACGAAGGGCAACCCGACGCCAAGACAACGGCGCGCGATCTGGCCAGACTGGCAACGGTCATTTTGGACAAGCACGCTGACCATTATGGCCTGTTTGCCCAGCCGGAATTCACCTGGAACAAGATCTATCAGCGCAACAAGAATCCTCTGCTTGGAGAAATACGGCAGCTCGACGGACTTGGCGCGGGACAATCTTCGGATGGCTATGCAGGGCTTGCGTCGGTCGAACGCAACGGCCGTCGTGTGATTGCTGTTGTCGCTGGGCTGTCCAGTGACAAAAACCGGCTAACCGCCATACGTGAGGTTGTTGAGGGGGCCTGGGACTACTTCCAGGTTCAGACCCTCTTCCAGCGCGGCGATGAAATAGCTCAGGCGCGTGTTTTCGGCGGGCGTGAGTCTTACGTGCCGCTCCAGGCTGCATCTGATGTTGATGTGCTCCTGCCGCTCGGAGGAACGCTGGACTATAGGCTCAGGGTTGTTTATTCGGGTCCCTTGGCGGCTCCCGTTAAGGCTGGAGACATCGTCGGTGAGCTGCGGGTTGTGGGCAAGGACGGGATTGTACACCGGACAAAGCTGGCGACCGCCTCGGCTGTAGAGCCAGGGGACACAACAGCCCGGGCGCTGGACGGCCTGAGTGAACTACTCTTCGGCTGGTTTTAA
- a CDS encoding septal ring lytic transglycosylase RlpA family protein: MGDLRSVLAADDRSKRAWGRDHVSPGANTGLRPVPGQLSPENGFKVFRNVLLVVAAASFLAACGSTPSPEPKAKFSPKKYGVKGSPKVVAAGKPVPKGGGRYVVGKKYKIAGKWYYPKHEPNYKKTGLASWYGPTFHGRKTANGEVFDRNGLTAAHTTMPLPSYARVTNVSNGKSMIVRVNDRGPFHGNRVIDLSERVATMLGTKDQGVGKVKVEYIGKARIDGQDESYLLASFSGPGSVAPGGTVPGTLFASAEPVAPVFGPAPAPAPRPYGTTIVLASAGSTATPSYRVAFDPAIAFETSTSTIQVASANTFTGAPIDPAPAAYVEPVTAPAEGVLGVLRVPAPGTPRTLVSGSAISSFAAKSRIEAAYGVLSTQSSQGMALKLLAKAQADG; this comes from the coding sequence ATGGGCGATCTACGCAGCGTGTTGGCTGCGGACGACCGATCAAAGCGCGCGTGGGGCAGGGACCATGTCTCGCCTGGCGCAAATACCGGGCTGCGCCCCGTACCTGGACAGCTGTCTCCGGAAAATGGATTTAAAGTGTTTCGCAACGTCCTTCTTGTCGTCGCTGCTGCCAGCTTTCTGGCTGCCTGTGGGTCAACCCCGTCTCCAGAACCCAAGGCAAAGTTCAGCCCCAAGAAATATGGCGTGAAGGGAAGCCCCAAGGTCGTTGCCGCTGGCAAGCCTGTACCAAAGGGCGGCGGTCGCTACGTCGTTGGCAAGAAGTACAAGATTGCCGGCAAATGGTACTATCCCAAGCACGAACCGAACTACAAGAAGACAGGTTTGGCATCCTGGTACGGCCCGACCTTCCACGGCAGGAAGACTGCGAATGGCGAAGTCTTCGACCGAAACGGCCTGACGGCCGCCCACACGACCATGCCGCTTCCCTCGTATGCCCGCGTGACCAACGTCTCCAACGGCAAGTCTATGATCGTTCGCGTCAACGACCGCGGACCGTTCCACGGCAACCGGGTGATTGACCTGTCCGAACGCGTGGCAACCATGCTCGGCACCAAGGATCAGGGCGTTGGCAAGGTGAAGGTCGAATACATCGGCAAGGCCAGGATTGACGGCCAGGACGAGAGCTATCTTCTGGCCTCCTTCAGCGGACCAGGTTCTGTTGCTCCAGGCGGCACGGTCCCCGGCACCCTCTTCGCCAGCGCAGAGCCTGTGGCTCCGGTGTTTGGGCCCGCGCCAGCGCCAGCCCCGCGTCCTTATGGAACGACGATTGTCCTTGCATCCGCGGGCAGCACTGCGACACCGAGCTATCGTGTCGCTTTCGATCCGGCCATCGCGTTTGAAACCAGCACCTCCACAATCCAGGTGGCATCGGCCAATACCTTTACCGGCGCGCCCATAGATCCGGCGCCTGCCGCCTATGTTGAGCCTGTCACTGCACCAGCCGAAGGCGTCCTTGGCGTTTTGCGCGTGCCTGCTCCAGGCACGCCGCGGACACTGGTTTCCGGCAGCGCCATTTCCTCCTTCGCAGCCAAATCGCGTATTGAAGCTGCATATGGCGTGTTGAGCACCCAGTCCTCCCAAGGCATGGCCCTGAAACTCCTTGCAAAAGCGCAGGCCGACGGCTGA
- a CDS encoding glutathione S-transferase family protein — protein sequence MGKSVQLRGYRYSVYNRIVQVALHEKGVSYSTDEVNPFTSEIPETYLKRQPFGRVPVLTHGEFDVYETTAIVRYLNAAFDGPELIPADAKTIARSAQVISILDNYGYRPMIRQVFAHRIFGPSVGEQTDESEIEAGVEASRIVLSALNTIVAEGVVLNGQNFTIADCHLAPMIAYFIQAPEGADSLKNQSALFDWWAMVSERASIRETAPGLPKCQD from the coding sequence ATGGGAAAATCAGTTCAACTTCGCGGATATCGCTATAGCGTTTATAATCGCATCGTGCAGGTCGCGTTGCATGAGAAAGGTGTTTCCTACAGCACTGATGAAGTCAATCCCTTCACCTCCGAAATTCCGGAAACCTACCTCAAACGGCAACCTTTTGGTCGGGTGCCCGTCCTCACCCATGGCGAATTTGATGTCTACGAAACAACGGCAATCGTCCGCTATTTGAACGCTGCTTTCGACGGTCCAGAATTAATACCAGCCGATGCCAAGACAATAGCGCGATCAGCGCAAGTAATTTCGATTTTGGACAACTACGGATATCGCCCAATGATCCGGCAGGTATTTGCCCATCGGATCTTTGGTCCGTCTGTGGGAGAACAAACAGACGAAAGTGAGATTGAAGCCGGGGTTGAAGCTTCTAGGATTGTGCTAAGTGCTTTGAACACGATCGTAGCAGAGGGGGTTGTCTTGAATGGTCAAAACTTCACCATTGCCGACTGCCACTTAGCGCCAATGATCGCCTACTTTATACAGGCACCGGAAGGCGCTGATTCACTTAAGAATCAATCAGCGCTTTTTGATTGGTGGGCAATGGTTTCGGAGCGGGCGAGCATTCGAGAAACAGCCCCCGGACTACCCAAGTGTCAAGACTAG
- a CDS encoding Crp/Fnr family transcriptional regulator, translated as MSQWLEIFNGAFSRKLAKGAAVFRQGDSVQSMYLVRSGAVVLERPMADGVSLTLHTATANMALAEASLFAGTYHCDAVVRSDAEIASLPRPAFLDAIQNRPDAALSLIETHAKEIQAQRARIEILRLRRVSDRLDAWLELHDEPSKGEWISVAEQIGVSPPALYRELARRRR; from the coding sequence ATGTCTCAGTGGCTCGAAATCTTTAATGGCGCTTTCTCCCGCAAATTGGCAAAAGGCGCGGCGGTGTTCCGTCAGGGGGACAGCGTTCAATCCATGTATCTGGTCCGATCTGGAGCCGTCGTGCTAGAACGTCCCATGGCCGATGGCGTGTCGCTCACGCTGCATACGGCGACTGCCAACATGGCTTTGGCCGAGGCGTCGTTATTTGCTGGTACCTATCATTGCGATGCTGTCGTGCGTTCTGACGCCGAAATTGCCAGCCTGCCACGACCAGCTTTTTTGGACGCCATTCAGAACCGCCCCGATGCCGCCCTGAGCTTAATAGAGACCCACGCAAAAGAAATTCAGGCACAACGAGCGCGGATTGAAATCCTGCGCCTGCGTCGCGTTTCCGACCGACTGGACGCATGGCTGGAACTTCATGACGAACCGTCCAAGGGTGAATGGATCAGCGTAGCGGAACAGATCGGAGTGTCGCCACCAGCGTTGTATCGCGAGCTTGCACGGAGACGACGCTGA
- a CDS encoding YdcF family protein — MEVRDAALVLWNFHSVYDKPEPSDVIIGLGSYDIRVATHCARLFHDGLADRIIFTGSAGNWTRELFPDGEAEAFKAQAKADGVEERAILVEPRATNIGENICFCADMIPDAKRVIFVTKPQTQLRCKATVKKQWSNVRALVTAPATSFETQPLAHHDERALICEMVGDLERMDRYSKLGFQTDVQVPRNVRHAYDTLVKSGFVDHLQAKVFTDKTGQMRSPGQI, encoded by the coding sequence ATGGAGGTTCGCGATGCAGCTCTAGTCCTCTGGAATTTCCACAGTGTTTACGACAAACCAGAGCCTTCGGATGTGATCATTGGCTTAGGGTCGTATGACATCCGCGTCGCGACACATTGTGCCAGGTTGTTTCACGATGGACTGGCCGACAGAATAATTTTTACGGGTTCTGCAGGCAATTGGACGCGCGAATTGTTTCCCGACGGCGAGGCAGAGGCGTTCAAAGCACAGGCCAAGGCAGATGGCGTCGAAGAACGCGCAATCCTAGTCGAACCCCGCGCGACCAATATTGGTGAAAATATTTGCTTCTGTGCGGATATGATCCCCGACGCCAAACGGGTGATTTTTGTAACCAAACCTCAGACCCAGCTTAGGTGCAAGGCAACGGTGAAAAAGCAATGGAGCAACGTTAGAGCTTTGGTTACAGCCCCAGCCACATCGTTTGAAACGCAACCTTTGGCGCATCACGATGAGCGCGCATTGATTTGCGAAATGGTTGGAGACCTGGAGCGTATGGACAGATATTCGAAACTTGGCTTTCAGACTGACGTCCAAGTCCCGAGAAATGTGCGTCACGCATATGATACTCTCGTCAAGTCAGGTTTCGTTGACCATCTGCAAGCGAAAGTATTCACTGATAAGACAGGGCAGATGAGAAGTCCTGGCCAGATTTAA
- a CDS encoding LysE family translocator, whose amino-acid sequence MIDWLVFIPACFALNLAFGPNNLLAMTHGAKSGVILAQKAALGRLLVFIPMIITSALGLSVILTTSALVFSIVKVVGAAYLIWLGVSLWRNARTMETDALSIGSMTSGQAFRAEALVAISNPKAILIFAAFFPQFVSTDAYWESYAMLGATFLGLEAVAILAYATFGKFASAFAAGKLPALQRVSGAMMCLFGVLLLISPQPTRS is encoded by the coding sequence ATGATCGATTGGTTAGTTTTCATACCCGCATGCTTTGCACTCAATCTTGCATTCGGCCCAAACAACCTTCTGGCAATGACCCATGGTGCGAAGTCGGGTGTGATTCTAGCCCAGAAAGCTGCGCTTGGGCGACTGCTTGTCTTCATACCCATGATCATCACCAGTGCATTAGGTCTCAGTGTCATTTTGACGACTTCTGCCCTGGTATTCAGCATCGTCAAAGTCGTGGGTGCGGCGTATCTGATTTGGCTTGGTGTATCGCTTTGGCGAAACGCGCGAACAATGGAAACGGATGCACTTTCAATAGGATCAATGACGTCAGGACAGGCATTCCGCGCGGAAGCATTGGTGGCCATAAGTAACCCCAAGGCCATCCTTATCTTCGCGGCTTTCTTTCCACAATTTGTCTCGACGGATGCATATTGGGAGAGTTACGCCATGTTAGGAGCGACTTTCCTCGGCCTCGAAGCCGTCGCGATCTTGGCATATGCGACGTTTGGAAAATTTGCGTCAGCCTTTGCTGCTGGCAAGCTGCCGGCTCTCCAACGGGTTTCCGGAGCCATGATGTGCCTCTTCGGCGTGTTGCTTTTGATCAGCCCACAGCCGACACGCTCTTAG
- a CDS encoding ABC transporter ATP-binding protein — protein sequence MQIQVENISLSIQGKPILQDVSLDVASGQSLALIGPNGSGKSTLLRVMAGHIRAEHGQVTIGKDRLGDLSPRNLAQRLGFVSQEAGTTDAIAVEDAVKLGRTPWLSLLSPFGREDRRIVETAMSEMAISAYRKKHFNTLSGGERQRVHIARVLAQTPQIFLLDEPTNHLDIRHQIAIIDWVIRQKSTVAMAVHDLNHAFACDRVAVLHGGKLVAFGEPNEVLVPDVIETVFQVAVHPNFAEQLNRPVLAFSKSRVAQ from the coding sequence GTGCAAATTCAGGTTGAAAATATCTCCCTGTCCATTCAGGGAAAGCCGATCCTTCAGGACGTCTCGCTGGATGTTGCATCCGGTCAGTCCCTGGCTCTGATCGGACCAAACGGCTCTGGAAAATCCACGTTGTTGCGTGTGATGGCAGGACATATTCGCGCCGAGCATGGGCAGGTGACGATCGGCAAAGATCGGTTGGGCGATCTGTCTCCCAGAAATCTGGCGCAGCGGTTGGGTTTTGTCTCTCAGGAGGCCGGCACGACTGATGCAATTGCCGTCGAAGACGCTGTCAAGCTTGGACGCACCCCATGGCTTTCACTTTTGTCGCCCTTTGGACGGGAAGATCGAAGGATTGTCGAGACGGCCATGTCCGAGATGGCGATCAGCGCCTATCGCAAAAAGCACTTCAACACGCTCTCCGGTGGTGAAAGGCAAAGAGTTCATATCGCCCGCGTGCTCGCCCAAACGCCGCAAATCTTCCTTCTGGATGAGCCAACCAACCATCTGGACATCCGCCACCAGATAGCGATCATCGACTGGGTGATCCGCCAGAAATCGACAGTGGCAATGGCAGTTCACGATCTCAATCATGCCTTTGCCTGCGACCGCGTTGCGGTATTGCATGGCGGGAAACTGGTCGCTTTCGGTGAACCCAATGAGGTCCTGGTGCCGGACGTGATCGAGACGGTCTTTCAGGTCGCCGTGCACCCTAATTTTGCCGAACAGCTCAATCGCCCTGTTCTGGCTTTCTCCAAATCGAGGGTGGCGCAGTAG
- a CDS encoding iron ABC transporter permease, translating to MVILLAAMGAALVIGETVIPLSTIWNVLKLEFGYSAPEVNPIDHGILWSYRLPRAILAMACGASLALSGVVLQALLRNPLSDPYILGLSAGASTGAVSVAILGFGAGVLSLSGGAFIGALMAFGFVAFLARMAKGEGAGATSSLALLLAGVAGAQLFHALTALIIAKSADANQARAIIFWMMGNLSGSRWQDVYLAVPVTMLGLGVIFGHFRALDAMTFGREAAQSMGIRTSAVMTILIGTTALLTAIMVSLSGAIGFVGLVVPHAVRFLVGVRHVLLIPAAALAGGVFLIMADIVSRVLIPGQTLPIGVVTALVGAPAFAVILVRSSRANSG from the coding sequence ATGGTAATTCTACTGGCGGCGATGGGCGCAGCCCTTGTGATCGGCGAAACCGTTATTCCATTGTCGACAATCTGGAATGTGCTGAAACTGGAGTTCGGCTATTCTGCGCCTGAGGTCAATCCGATTGACCATGGCATTCTTTGGAGCTACCGGCTCCCGCGAGCGATTCTGGCAATGGCCTGTGGCGCATCGCTGGCGCTAAGCGGGGTCGTTCTGCAGGCGCTTTTGCGCAATCCCTTGAGCGATCCCTATATTCTGGGTTTGTCGGCCGGCGCCTCAACCGGGGCCGTCAGTGTCGCGATCCTTGGTTTTGGGGCCGGCGTCCTCTCCTTGTCTGGTGGAGCTTTTATCGGGGCCTTGATGGCTTTTGGGTTTGTCGCCTTTCTTGCCCGCATGGCGAAAGGTGAGGGAGCAGGCGCGACATCAAGCCTTGCACTCTTGCTGGCTGGCGTAGCGGGCGCCCAGCTGTTTCATGCATTGACGGCTCTTATCATCGCAAAATCTGCCGACGCCAATCAGGCGCGGGCAATCATTTTTTGGATGATGGGCAACCTGTCCGGCAGCAGATGGCAAGACGTCTATCTCGCTGTACCGGTCACCATGCTCGGTCTGGGCGTTATCTTCGGCCACTTTCGTGCCCTTGACGCAATGACTTTTGGCCGGGAGGCCGCACAATCCATGGGTATTAGAACCAGTGCCGTGATGACGATTCTCATTGGTACGACCGCACTGTTGACGGCAATCATGGTCTCGCTTTCCGGTGCAATCGGGTTTGTGGGCCTCGTTGTCCCTCATGCTGTGCGGTTTCTGGTTGGCGTGCGCCATGTCCTTTTAATCCCCGCGGCGGCGCTGGCGGGAGGCGTCTTTCTCATCATGGCAGACATCGTTTCCCGCGTTCTGATTCCCGGTCAAACGCTGCCGATTGGGGTGGTGACCGCCCTGGTCGGCGCGCCGGCCTTTGCAGTCATTCTGGTTCGGAGTTCCCGTGCAAATTCAGGTTGA